The genomic region TTATACTCTAACAATAACTTCTCATTAACTTTTAGTAACCACCTATTCATCACCTAATGTACAAATAATTATGGATGCTTTAATTTCTTAAGTATGGACATATTCTTATAGTAATTATCAAGAACGGTTAACGATGAATGGAAGGAAATTTTCTGTTGGCCAACCAAAACATATGTCTACACAACACTTGTGCGCCATAAGTTTTCATCGCTTTTCTTCTATAACTTTATGTCAAGTTGCATAATAAATTTAATCTACCTTCTAAACTTCTACTCTAACgatatatataaagaaaaataaaaaataaaaaatagtgaTGTCCGTATCTCTTTTTCTCTAAACCATTAATTTAATTTTCTAACTACTGATTACCACTTATTAGATTCCAACCAAAATTTTACCCCTGATTAATTATTTATCTTCATCTAAATTAGTTATTTCTTTTCATCTTAGGCCATATTTAATAAGGACTTAATGAACTTAATAATATGAAAGTCATTGACGAGTATTTGTTTTTGACTTATTAAATAAGACACttcttaatgataaaaaaaaaaattcatataagTGTAAAGTTACATTTAGGTATCGATTATTTAATAACTGCTCTAATAAATGTCCATATACATGGTTATTTTGGTAAATTCGGGTATTTAGAAGGTTATTCAGCACATAAAATAAACACTAATTATTTCTTTTTCACTTATTTCTCACACACGTCTTATTTAAATTCAGACAAAGAATTAATATTTTCAAACAAgtttttgataaattcacatagaTTTACTTAAGTGTCCTTAATGACATGCTACACAAAGTTTTGCTACAATTTATTGAAGAagcattatcaaaaattattaacaaaaaTGTGTGAATCTatcaaaaaatttcaaaaaaactcttttgaataaaaaaataaaagtactGTTGGTGAATAGTGGGCCGGATTTTTGCTCGAttgtaatatttataatatcaactcCTTTTATTACTTACTGGTAATATTAATCTGCAATGATGTGGCGGATTATATATTGAGAGTAATAAATTAATTCAAGATACAATTttctttaaaaataaaattaatttaattgattaattaattaagagtaatatatacaatataaatataaatataaataaaactatTAAAAATGGAGAATGATTttcacacaccactttttaattcatatacatttttattttataaaattacagTTACGCCTTTAAAAAGTTAAActtatattattaaagtaaatatattactataattaatagtaaaatagAAAATTAATTGTACATCGAATCAAAAAATAcactttatataaataaaaaataaatcaaaAACAATAAATGCTTCCTTCATCTTGACGCGTTACTTGATCCTTCACTTTTCTTTCTGTCAATCCAGATCTACAATACCTgtcatctttcttcttcttcttcttcttaaattcAAATATTCACTACACATTTTCATCTCATATCATCAACAAAATCACACTAACTAAACATACACATTCACATTTCAAAATGTCGTTCGAATCAGAACAAACCAACAACGATAATCAAATCAACAACATCTTCATAGGATACGATCCAAAAGAACACGTGGCATACGAAGTATGCCGCTACTCACTCCTCAAACATTCATCAATCCCATTACAAATAACCCCAATCAACCAATCAATACTCCGTCAACAAAATCACTACTGGCGCGAACGTAATAACCTCGAAAGCACTGAATTTTCATTCACTCGATTCTTAACACCATTTTTAGCCGATTACAAAGGTTGGGCAATGTTTGTAGACTGTGATTTTTTATATCTTGATGATATAAAAAAGCTTTTTGATTTGGTTGATGATAAGTATGCAGTTATGTGTGTTCAACATGATTATACACCAAAagaaacaattaaaatggacggtgTGGTACAAACTGTTTACCCTAGGAAGAACTGGTCTTCAATGGTGTTGTATAATTGTGGGCATGTTAAGAATAAGATTTTGACACCTGAAGTTGTGAATAGGGAATCGGGTGCTTTTTTGCACCGGTTTTCGTGGTTGGAAGATGATGAAATCGGGTCGGTTCCTTTTGTTTGGAATTTTCTTGTGGGGCATAATCGGGTTGTGGATGGTGATTCGGGTACGTACCCGAAAGCTATTCATTATACTTTAGGTGGGCCATGGTTTGAAGCTTGGAAAGATTGTGAGTTTGGTGATTTGTGGTTGAAGGAATTGGAAGAATGTGAGAAGGCTAAGGAACAAGAGAAATTAGTTGAGTAAGATTTGGGTTAATGTTGTATTGATTATTTGGTTTAGGTTTTTTTTTTGTTGTCGTTAACATGCATAACATAGAGGTTAATCTGTTGACTTTAAAGTCACAATTATTATTTAGTACAACACTTATGTGCAGGTTAACGATTGCTTTAGAAAATCCGTTTAGAATACTAGTCTTGTTGAGTGTGCGGAAGATTATGATGTTAGTCATTTTAAAATCCTCCCGGCGGCTTTATCCTGAAGATCGAGTATCTTTACTGATAATGTGGCTTATACTCCGTATAATTATGAGCCTTCATTTCATATTAGTTGTTTTCTATATAAGTTTACTTATTCTTTATGTATGATTATTACTATGCAGTGTTGTAAACGACGCCCATTGCGGCGTTTTCGTAACTATCTTGTCTCATTGTCTCATTGTCTCAACCCTGTCCCGTCTTCTAATAAGTGAGTCAACAATCAAACGTAGGGTCAAATGCGTGAAAGGtcgggtcaacgccggtcaaaagtaaAAAATATGTTTAAAAAAAGCGGTCAAATCGATCAAAATTGACGATAATAacgattataggtacaaacttgtcaacgaagatTTTTTTGGCTTTGAaatacgtgtgtgtgtgtgtgtgtgtgtatatatatatatatatatatatatatatatatatatatatatatatatatatatatatatatatgtatatataaaagtcAACGCCAGTTAACGTCCGTCTTGACCCCATCTCGACGTTTTAAGGTCCCGACCATCTCAACCCCGTCTCGCATCTTTTTCAACCTCGCTATTATGTGATTTGGGCAAGATGCAGTTTAGTGTCTATTGTGACCCTCAAGCAGGTAGCTTTTTTTGCAATCTTGGATCAGTTAGGTGTTTTAGGTAGGACTGGCAGTTACTCTGCATTAACTGAAACTCGACAACTTGTTAAGTAGGTGCGTTAACCGGATTTTGGGTAAATGGGTCGACTTAGCAACTATAGATAGTTTATGTAATTCTTTTCCTGTAACAGATTAACAACCTGTCAAATTGTTTGACCCATTAACTAAAGTACGACCCATTTTTTTAATCATGTTATGTTTGGGTCGGGTAATTTCAACCCGTTAATCTGCGAATCCCACCCAAAACAATTACGTACCGAAGAGAAGGATTAAGAACATAACGATAAGTAACTAATGATATTGAATACGGGTTTAAGCCCAAATAGCCTTCTTGGGTTAAATTTACATTCCAACTTCTGAACAATCTTGCAAACTGACAACTCAAACCCTGAAGGCTAAAAAAATGGGTACAAATTATAACCATTAGAAAAGGGTTTTTCAAGAAACAAAACCTCATTTCCCCActctaattttaaaattttttatcaacAAGTCTTAAAGAGATAAAACACTGACCAAAATAAAAATGGGAAACAGAGATCATTGCTAAAATAGTCTTTCCGGTAGTTCACGAGAAGGCAAACTTGCAACACATTTGAACTGCAaacacaaaaacaaaaacaaaataaaaagttTGTAACATTTTTGAGATTAATGGTTTAAAGTGAAGTTAGAAAGTAAATGGTTATACTGTTATGTACCTTATCTTGCTTGTACTTCGATCGTATAACAGTCAAAGGTGAACTACCATCACTTGAATGTAGATTTTGAAGTGCAAGAACTGCATTTTTCAGATCCAATTGCTGGTAATTTGTGTAGTGCTCAAGTGTATCATTCTGAAATTCAGGAAACTTTGTTAATGAGACTTAGAGGTAGCAATATTGACCCATTAACATATTCAAACACTCAGAATATTACTGGGATAAATTGTTTATTTAATCACATTTACCACAGAAACAGTTAGTATAAACAAATGATAATGACCAGAGAATAGATGTCTTGGGTCAACTTAGCATGGCCCATTTCTACCAGTACAAAAGTATATAGTAATTAGACTAGTTACCCGACCCGCCCATTCTGGCACTTCTATTGATAAATCAATGTAAACATAAAAATACAGAGAAAGAGATTCGAACCCAAGGGTGGCGTGACTGATCTAGCATCCATTTGGCAAGAAACACAGCAGATGCAGCAATAGTTGAAGGTAAAAATAccaagaagttatagtcaattaaagtcAACTCTGCTAGATAATTCGCCAAATGCTCCAATTCAACACTCCGGATCTAACAAAATGTATACAAAAGTTAAATGATGTAAATAAAGATTTACAAACAAAAATTGTAATGTGCATCACCAAAATTACCTCGAGAGAAGCTTGTGCTGCTCTTAGAAATCTCCTGTATGTTATACAAGATTCGTAAATCGTAAACATAATTAACTTACAGGAAAAGTTCACTAAATAccgtattattaatttttaattattattttttgcaTATATATACCTGAGAAAAGCTATGGTTGTAGGTGCTGAAAGCGGAAACTTCAAATTGTTAAGAACTTGACTCTCCATTTGCACAACCTGCACAGCTTATTTAACTGAAATCAATAATAAACGTATGCGTTTGTATGTTGTATAACATTCATATTGTAGAAATCAAACCTCTGATTTAGTATAAGTATTGTCTGTGATGATACAAAAATCCTCAATACTTGGTGCACACTGTTCTTCATATTTTCTTCACATAGCAAAAACAGAAAACGTCATTAAACGTAGTGAAAGGTACAAGATTAAATACTTTAAGAAAAAAGTGTGAGAGCTTACGAAGCAATTAGCATACAAGTGATGCCTAGAAGTTGAAGCCGTTGTCGTTCAATATAGTTTTGGGACAAAAACAAGTCAATGAGATGAATCGTGAGGTAGAGTGTTTCTGGATCCAATTTATATTCGACACTTACCTGCAATTAAAGaaaattcacaaaaaaaaaaaacacaactcTCAATATGAAAGAATGTTGTAAAGTTTGCTACTTTAGTTAACTTATGAAAATGGGTTGATTTTTGATATCAAACAtgacaaattaattaattaaataattaactaaAAAAGAGTGGGTCAAGTGGGTTGGACATGTTGAGAGTATTAGGAAACTTAATCCGAAACTGTATTGTATAAATTATTTTGGGCAAAGTTTGATTCATGTACAGACACTTGGACATGTATATATTGTTGCAGAACTCGGAATTCCTCGGAGAGTACTCGGCCAAAACTTGGGATTACTCAAAAAATCGGCCAAGACTTGGGATTACTCGGAAAATAGTCAAAATTGGTcagagtcaaacttagtcaacatccaAGTTCTCCCTGAGGTGCCGGGTACTAAAAATTCGAGACTGAATACTCCCCAGAGTAGCGAGATTTGCAACCTTGCATTTATATTTATAGTATTATCAAACTATATACTATATATAGATTGtttttcataatgattataaaagaTATAATAGCCGGGGTCAATCCGAGCCACTTGTTTTGACCCATACATATAGGTCAGTTTTGAGCCTTGATAAGATGACTTGTTTAGGCTGCAGATTAAAGGATCAGTTCAACTAACCTCAACAAGCCAATCAACTAAAACTCCTCTCATACTTGGAGTTACATCTCTCTGAACAGTCTCCATGAAATTAAATTGTGGCCGATGCATAAGCTGAATGTTTAAATCAACAAGTAATCAGTATACAGTTTTTGTGTAACGAGCTAAATAAGTATTCGACGATAAAAACAAACCTCTGCAACGCGTAAATTGCTATATATCTCACTTGCATAAAGGCCACACATTAGAGGATCTTTTTGATCAGAATCAATATCAGTAAAATCCGGTTTGATAGATAACGTAGGCTTCTCATGAACATCAATTTTCCCTGCgcccaaaataataaaaaaataataataaactaaaaCTTTGGTTTCACATAAGTTTTTTTAATGGTTTCGACAAGAAAACTACAAACAAACCTTTTCTTGAAGATCTTTGCAACTTGGAGATGTTTACATTGTTTTTCATTTCAGGCGTACCTCGAACTTTCTTGAGACTTTTGATTTGGTCAAACTTCATCGCGCACTCAACGGTTGTAGATTGAGAATGTGCAGAAACTTGTTGAGCTTTCATCTTTGAAATATTGACTGGATTCTTTTTAGTCAACATGCTATTCTTTTTCTGATAAAATCGGGAAAAAAAGGTAGAAACGTAAAACAACTTAAGTAACAGTAACAGTAACAGAGAACAATTCATAAAACTTTAAAGTTGATTTGAAAGTAAGACATTATAATTGTTACAAACCGGTATCAGTATGCAGTTTTTAAGAGAATTTTCACAGCAAATGTTTGTGATATCTTGAAGGACCGCTCGTCTCTTATTTTGAGAAATACTCGTTGCATTAATGTTGTTGTTATTCTCATCTTGAACTGGTCTTTTAGGGTTTTTACGCAACACTCGAGACAGCCCTTGTTCCTTTGGTGGGTCTGAACTCACTGATAACTGAATATTAGCAGCTCGAGCTCGTGTTACTCGAAAATTAGTCTCTCCAAAAGTAGTACCGTTCTTCATGTttacaagttttttttttaaaaactaaaagaAGTTATTAGTTTCAAATAGTTTCCCCCAATCTGCAGCAATGTAGAAATCCATCAAACAAGAGATCGTTAGacacaaaacataaaataaaataaaataaaataaaacaagcaaATAATGAAATCATTATTTACATAAAGTCTTTTGGATCCAGGTTGAACTAATAATGTTCAAATTTGAACTACTTATGGTGCATCTTTATTCTGCAGTTCTTTTTTATAACAAAAGATTAAAGCTTTATTACAATAAACACTAACTAAACATTAACAGCATTATCTAAAGAAGAAAATATGAAAGCCCATTAAAGGGTTTCTTTAAATTTCTTAACTGAGACCtacattttttctttttctttttcagaaTACAAAATTTAGAACCCTGTCAGCAGATATCAACCTATAGAATAAGAACCAAGAACCAAGACATAAACCATGTTACACTAACCAACATGCCAATAAATAATGTTTCATTTATCAGTTTTGTCAATATTGAACCACTGTATACCCTAAATTTTATATTTTCTATCAGTTTCATGTTCATCAATGGCTAAATCTATAAATCTTGGAAGTATATACACGATTTAACAAAAATTATAATACTCTGTAACGTTTATTGCGATAACAATAAAGATTTTACAATGTACACTTGATTTTGTAATCCCAACAACAAATCAAGAAAATTTGAGTAAAATTCATCTCATGAGGATCAAGTTTATGATCTTGATTTCAAGATTCAAGAAAGCGTAAAACCCTAATTGGTTTTGGATATAAAGTTAAaaattgaagataaaatacaacgcaaattaattcaattattatgatttatgatataaaGAAACAGTAATGTACTAACAGAATTTAAATCAGCTCAAAGTATGATAGATCGAACATTTAGAATTGGGGGTGAGTAAACAGCTGGATGATATATGGTTAGTATAAATAAAGACTTAAAGACTAAAAAGGAAATTGGATGAGAGAGCGGGACGAACATAGAGTTCAAACTTACATTTCTAATTtctaatttttaataattttaaatcttaaaataaaatgataagtaatggtttGTTTAAAAGGGATTTTAACTGAGAGACAAATGTTGGTACGGTAAATTAAATACTGAGATTTTGGATGTTACTAAGATGCCCTTTGACTGATTTGACTATCATATTTTATTTTCTTGAATGGACTccgattatattatattatattatattatattatattatatattatattatattatattatattatagggTAAATGAATAGTATCCATGAGTACTTTCGATTttgcgcgttttttttttttttcaaattgaaTAACAAAACCCCACACTTTATACAAAAAATCAAAcccaccccccaaacagggggataaagtgtcaaatacccattctcataaaaaaatcttaaacaaactctactcaaatattcaacgggccatatctttgcGCTCGCAACGAGtaaatttttccgccaccatcgttaaactcgaaataattttaggaacacaatgtcactagctatacgtaaaacggacgctttttaaaaaacgctaaatatttggggtacttttcatacacgttaattctccgttaaatttttaaaagtcgacaattccatagcgaaacgcggagatgcacgtatattgttaatttaaaataacatttaaatctttcacgggttataccttttagttcgactcgagttgcgcttcaacgacatcatcgttaaccacaaaatgattttacaaactaaacgcaataaaatacattgaaaaccgaacccccgctgaaacaacccaacccgtattccatgcgataattttttttttttatataataataatacacatttacgcgccaattaaatgtgtaaaccatttcacacgtttcgttaaaacatacatcaagtttagtgtttacaaaaggcacgaaggccgttaataaatgtgatacaagtttgacctactacaaatgatagtttataatccaaacgacacatgagcatggtttgggactaaactacccaaaacgttaggccaacatcaaaaagCCAACACCGCAAGCactccccgacaacataagcgggagagcactagtccaaacgtatgcccttacccttgtccaagccggaacctataaaatggtaaacaacgagagggtaagcaaggcttagtgagtgcaacaattatacatacatatatataacctacttacttgcaaacacttaccaaatccgcatacatactagttacataattagcatacctttcacatgtataacg from Rutidosis leptorrhynchoides isolate AG116_Rl617_1_P2 chromosome 9, CSIRO_AGI_Rlap_v1, whole genome shotgun sequence harbors:
- the LOC139867456 gene encoding protein CDI-like, whose protein sequence is MSFESEQTNNDNQINNIFIGYDPKEHVAYEVCRYSLLKHSSIPLQITPINQSILRQQNHYWRERNNLESTEFSFTRFLTPFLADYKGWAMFVDCDFLYLDDIKKLFDLVDDKYAVMCVQHDYTPKETIKMDGVVQTVYPRKNWSSMVLYNCGHVKNKILTPEVVNRESGAFLHRFSWLEDDEIGSVPFVWNFLVGHNRVVDGDSGTYPKAIHYTLGGPWFEAWKDCEFGDLWLKELEECEKAKEQEKLVE
- the LOC139867808 gene encoding cyclin-A2-4; protein product: MKNGTTFGETNFRVTRARAANIQLSVSSDPPKEQGLSRVLRKNPKRPVQDENNNNINATSISQNKRRAVLQDITNICCENSLKNCILIPKKNSMLTKKNPVNISKMKAQQVSAHSQSTTVECAMKFDQIKSLKKVRGTPEMKNNVNISKLQRSSRKGKIDVHEKPTLSIKPDFTDIDSDQKDPLMCGLYASEIYSNLRVAELMHRPQFNFMETVQRDVTPSMRGVLVDWLVEVSVEYKLDPETLYLTIHLIDLFLSQNYIERQRLQLLGITCMLIASKYEEQCAPSIEDFCIITDNTYTKSEVVQMESQVLNNLKFPLSAPTTIAFLRRFLRAAQASLEIRSVELEHLANYLAELTLIDYNFLVFLPSTIAASAVFLAKWMLDQSRHPWNDTLEHYTNYQQLDLKNAVLALQNLHSSDGSSPLTVIRSKYKQDKFKCVASLPSRELPERLF